A single window of Malus sylvestris chromosome 5, drMalSylv7.2, whole genome shotgun sequence DNA harbors:
- the LOC126621603 gene encoding probable F-box protein At4g22030 encodes MASLQTSSLVSRCSSSNRTINAAIHVRTLPRVRFADPKQTTKLVLEGLQLKEQVLKHENTDLYNNNHSAAAAAAPTASTTQLYALLEAVADRVEMHANIGEQRNNWNALLLSSINMITLSASLMAGVNAAAGTSVLALNISSAILFSAATGMLLIMNKIQPSQLAEEQRNATRLFRQLQSEIETVFALRDPTEKDVKETMEKVLALDKAYPLPLLGAMLEKFPKKLEPAVWWPRNVVQSQNPRKPKSQMGNNVNGWSEELESEMREIIQVVKNKDIEDYERLGSLALKTNKILAVSGPVLTGIAAVGSAFVGHGSATAAVAAVAAGSLASAVNAFQHGGQVGMVFEMYRNCAGFFNKLEDSIETALGEQDLEKRENGVVFEMKVAMQLGRSLEQLRELASKSALCRWNGEPIDEFGCKLF; translated from the coding sequence ATGGCTTCCCTCCAAACTTCATCTCTTGTCTCACGTTGTTCTTCCTCAAACAGAACCATAAATGCCGCCATTCATGTCCGCACGCTCCCAAGGGTCCGCTTCGCTGACCCGAAACAAACCACGAAGCTCGTCCTCGAAGGCCTCCAGTTGAAGGAACAAGTTCTGAAACACGAAAACACCGATTTGTATAACAACAATCActctgcagcagcagcagccgcGCCTACAGCTTCCACAACTCAGCTCTACGCGCTCTTAGAGGCGGTGGCGGACAGAGTGGAGATGCACGCAAACATCGGCGAGCAGCGCAATAACTGGAACGCACTCTTACTTAGCTCTATCAACATGATCACTCTCTCCGCTTCCCTAATGGCCGGAGTTAATGCAGCTGCTGGAACGTCCGTTTTGGCATTGAACATTTCATCGGCTATTTTGTTTTCCGCAGCTACCGGAATGCTGCTTATCATGAACAAGATCCAGCCTTCGCAGCTCGCCGAGGAGCAGCGCAATGCTACGAGGTTGTTCAGGCAGCTCCAGAGCGAAATTGAGACGGTGTTTGCTCTTCGTGATCCTACTGAGAAAGATGTGAAGGAGACAATGGAGAAGGTTTTGGCTCTTGACAAAGCTTACCCACTTCCGTTGCTCGGTGCCATGCTCGAAAAATTCCCCAAAAAATTGGAGCCGGCTGTTTGGTGGCCTAGAAATGTTGTTCAATCTCAAAATCCAAGGAAACCGAAATCCCAGATGGGAAATAATGTGAATGGATGGAGTGAAGAACTTGAAAGCGAAATGAGAGAAATTATTCAAGTTGTGAAGAACAAGGACATTGAAGACTATGAGAGATTAGGAAGCTTGGCGTTAAAGACCAACAAGATTTTGGCAGTTTCGGGCCCTGTGCTTACTGGGATCGCGGCTGTTGGATCCGCTTTTGTAGGCCATGGATCAGCCACTGCCGCAGTTGCAGCAGTGGCTGCAGGCTCGTTGGCTAGCGCAGTGAATGCTTTTCAGCATGGCGGGCAAGTAGGGATGGTGTTTGAGATGTACAGGAACTGCGCCGGCTTCTTCAACAAGTTGGAGGATTCAATTGAAACAGCACTTGGAGAACAAGACttggagaagagagaaaatgggGTGGTTTTTGAAATGAAGGTTGCAATGCAGTTGGGAAGAAGCTTGGAGCAGCTCAGAGAACTTGCATCGAAATCAGCTTTGTGTCGTTGGAACGGAGAACCCATAGACGAATTCGGTTGCAAGCTTTTCTAA